A region from the Dendropsophus ebraccatus isolate aDenEbr1 chromosome 1, aDenEbr1.pat, whole genome shotgun sequence genome encodes:
- the LOC138771865 gene encoding E3 ubiquitin-protein ligase TRIM11-like — translation MASADLRDELLCSVCLNLYTDPVTLRCGHNFCRDCIHQVLNTQDGAGVYSCPECREEFQDRPVLMRNIALHNVAERLRSTQPHQEEITGIYCTYCVDSPVPAVRSCLLCEASLCDNHLRVHSKSPEHVLTDPSTSLEKRKCSIHKELLKYYCTKEAICICVSCSLAGEHRGHRVEMLDEASEAKKKKLRNFLQKLRTKREKTEERVQSVEERWRKAQEKASGEAERVTALFIDIRRRLDDLEKRVLSEISRQEEQLSLSLSVVIQKLEIKKDELSRKMRHIEELCNMADPLDALQDPDTGDLCDPEEGGGDEDTGGHDDVDVDVITGILHAGISDIILYLQIISPTAPKATRPKPPSVRSRPSHTQASPVSGTEYGGDGVIIKTGGAEGKVMAEEETVYGQGPVYILLDANTAGHYILISDDRKTVSRTDIKQKRPNKSERFENYPQVMSSRGFSSGRHYWDVENRGSSWWMVGMCYPSIDRREGQSHVGYNNKSWCLHGGWGCSNQYSVIHDSNKFQLPDQISSDRFRICLDYEAGQLSFYELCDPIRHLHTFTATFTEPLHAVLCVWNGCMNISGGGAADVKRGVCM, via the coding sequence ATGGCGTCTGCTGATCTGAGAGACGAGCTGCTCTGCTCCGTATGTCTGAACCTGTATACAGATCCTGTAACcctgagatgtggacacaacttctgccgggACTGTATTCATCAGGTCCTGAatacacaggacggggctggagtttattcctgtcctgaatgTAGAGAAGAGTTTCAAGATCGTCCTGTATTGATGAGGAACATCGCTCTACATAATGTAGCAGAACGTCTCCGGTCTACTCAGCCCCATCAGGAGGAGATCACCGGGATCTACTGCACTTATTGTGTGGACTCTCCTGTACCTGCTGTGAGATCCTGTCTGCTgtgtgaggcttctctgtgtgataatCACCTGAGAGTTCACAGCAAGTCTCCAGAACACGTCCTGACCGAtcccagcacttccctggagaagaggaaatgcTCCATCCATAAGGAACTTTTAAAGTATTATTGTACTAAGGAGGCTATCTgcatctgtgtgtcctgcagtttGGCCGGAGAACATCGGGGACACCGGGTGGAGATGCTGGATGAGGCCTCTGAGGcgaagaagaagaaactgagaAATTTTCTGCAGAAACTGAGGAcaaagagagagaagactgaggaAAGAGTCCAGAGTGTGGAGGAACGCTGGAGAAAAGCTCAAGAAAAAGCATCTGGAGAAGCGGAGAGAGTCACTGCCCTgtttatagacatcaggagacggctggacgacctggagaagagggtcctgagtgagatctccaggcaggaggagcagctgtcactgtcactgtctgtTGTCATCCAGAagctggaaataaagaaggatgagctgtccaggaagatgagacacattgaggagTTGTGTAACATGGCTGATCCACTGGATGCCTTACAGGATccagacacaggtgacttgtgtgatcctgaggaggggggaggggatgaggacacagggggacatgatgaTGTAGATGTGGATGTGATTACAGGGATATTACATGCCGGTATCTCTGATATAATATTATATCTACAGATCATCTCACCCACAGCACCAAAAGCAACGAGGCCAAAACCCCCCAGCGTCCGATCTCGGCCCAGTCACACACAAGCTTCACCTGTGTCAGGTACAGAATATGGGGGCGATGGTGTAATAATCAAGACTGGGGGTGCTGAGGGAAAGGTCATGGCTGAAGAGGAAACAGTCTACGGgcagggtcctgtatacatactATTGGATGCAAACACAGCTGGTCATTATATTCTTATATCAGACGACAGGAAGACTGTATCCAGAACAGATATAAAGCAGAAACGTCCTAATAAATCTGAGAGATTTGAGAATTATCCTCAGGTGATGAGCAGCAGGGGGTTTTCTTCAGGAcgacattactgggatgtggagaACAGAGGGTCAAGTTGGTGGATGGTGGGgatgtgttatcccagtatagACAGGAGGGAAGGTCAGTCACACGTTGGATATAATAACAAGTCCTGGTGTTTACATGGAGGTTGGGGATGTAGTAATCAGTATTCAGTGATACATGACAGTAATAAATTCCAGTTACCTGACCAGATCTCCAGTGATAGATTCAGGATCtgtctggattatgaggccgggcagctgtccttttatgagctgtgtgaccccatcagacacttacacaccttcaccgccaccttcaccgagccccttcATGCTGTATTATGTGTATGGAATGGCTGTATGAATATATCAGGGGGAGGAGCAGCTGATGTGAAAAGGGGCGTGTGTATGTGA